The window AAGCAGAGTGCCCTTATAGAAGGCAATATGAAGCAGAGTGCCCCAATACAGAAGGCAATGAGCTAAAATGTAGAAATCTCTCTCACAGTCACTTAATGGCAGGTAATTATCACCACCATTATTAGAATAGAGGTATGGCCCAGTAGGGGATGTTTAATCTCcagaaaaactgcatttatGTTAGGATAAGGTATTTCCATTTTTGCTGGGCTGGCACTGTATAAATACTAATGACAACAGGGATGATCTAATTCTCGGTTCCTCCAAGGCTGCATTTGGTCCACAGATGGATCTTTGAGAATATATGTGTTATAGTGTTATAGGAAAATAGTTACTTACTGATAATTTGATTTCTTCTGCATTGTAAGCAGGGCTCAGTAAGCTGCCTGTTCTGCTCTTTTCAGGAAACGGCCCACCAAAGCCCGAAGGATACCCCATTGGTGATGATGGGGATTTataatctattttcttttcatgactTCTGTGAAGTGTATGAGAAGATAAAATGCTATCACTTTTTGAACCAGTGATATTGCCTTGGCTATATAAAGCAGGACTACAGTTTCTGTGGCATCCACTGGCTGTGAACATAGCAATCTGTTGACATTCCATTTCCCATGCATCTTTCTTTTGGAAagttctaaaagaaaaaaaaaaatcaaagtatgaAAACCAGTTTAAACTCTTAAGTTATCACAGCAAAGCcaaggttttttaaattttagttgTTTGTGTAATTTTGATTACTTAGCTGTTCAAACTGCTTCATGCATGAAGTTACAGGCATAAGATTAAGCATCACCAAGTTGCAGCAATTTAGCAACTTTGCACCTAAGTTGCTGTAAATGTCTGAGTGTGCATTCTCTGTCTGCTTCAGCTGTGACTTAAATCACACTAATTTAAACCTTTTCACTGGAGCTTAAGTTGAGTAATGTTGCCATAGAACTGTGGCAGGGTAACAGCTAAAACACAGCCTTGCTTCAGGTATCGAAGATACCAATATTCCTTAAGTGCTTGTGATAACCTTTGCCAAAGGTTATCATCCCTTTagtttttcagaggaagaagcTATGTCAGCACTCTTCAGCCATGTCTTGAtaacttagaatcatagaaccacagaatggtttgggttggaagggaccttaaagatcatctagttccaacccccctgccatggtcagggacaccctccactagaccacattgcccaaagccccatccaacctggccttgaacacttccagggatggggcatccacagcttctctgggcaacctgttccagtgcctcaccaccctcacagggaagaatttcttcctcgtatctagtctaaatcgaccctccttcagcttaaagcctttaccccttgtcctatctctccatgtccttgtaaacagtctccCTCCAGCTTTCTTAGCTTACAGTGTGATGGGAACTAGATTGAATTTAGCCACACAAATAGAGGAAATGACATATGAAAGTGTAAGTAAGATGGGAAACAAAAATTGTTATCAGTGGTTGGATAATTAGTCAATTATGATCTAATATCACAATATTAAACAACTATGTTCAAATAGCTAGAATTTAGAATAATTGtttaagttaaataaaaaacagtATCAGAATCTTTAATACTGCTTTTTTACTGCAATACTAATTTTGTCACTGATTTAATGATAACACATTGGAGATTAATAtgagaaataaagacattttttaaatacactttaaaaaaaattccacatgAACATGCTTTTGtaacaataaaagaaattctCAAGCTTACAAAAGaactttaaagtattttattatgaTGTTCCATAACTCTTGTATCCCACTTACAGTGATCAGAATGGATGTAAAAGCATAGATTTGTATTCATTTGTagttctgcaaagcaaaaactATTATGGTTAacagcaacttaaaaaaaaagaaaactatgtTCTTCCCcttcaaaatatattcttttcctGGCAGTTAACTGAACAATCCTGAAACCATATTGATGAGAGCAGAGAATTTTGAGACTAGCTTGCCCAGATGTCTGCTGAATGAGACTAATTTTCAATTGCATCTTtacttatatataaaaatatgcaaaaaaatttaaattatttcagattttattacatttctgttACCATATTTCTGACTGAAGTACAAATTTCCATTGTACTGAAGTCTGTGCTTAtgataaaattgaaaatttaGTCTTGGGAGGTAACTACTATACTTAAACATGATAGCTGTTTGAAAAGATCCTATCATTGCAAATATCCTACAACACTTTACTAATTTGAAATGCAGctataaaagcttttaaagatcAAGTTCTCTGACactaaaatataattattataaGTACTCAAGAGTATGCAGTGCTGCTCAGATCCAAgaaaaacagccttttttttgttttttattaaaaaagaaggatttGCCAAGCACAGGGAAAGGAcagtgttttctgcagaaagatCACACCATCATTTTCTaatcttaatttaaatatttggtgTTGGGAGATGGTGGCTGTGCAGTCTTAATGGACCCTGCTTGTACATAAGCCCTGAAACATGAAACTGAGTACTCCATAAATGGACTGTGCAGAACAACTCAGAGAACTAATGaagaacatatttttctctgattaTAAAAGAAGTAGTGATTAAGATAGTCTGAATGCTACAGGAAAGCAAATTATAAGCATGATGCTATAATATTATATATTCTAACATAAAACTCTGAGAATATTCACCAAACCTTCCAGTTTTCTAAATCACCTAAAATGTTTACCTTTGTGGGGGCAGAgttttgtcctttctttcatgttttctttaaataaatacagtctGCTCTTTGGGCACAAGAGAAtacctttcttcttcccccccctccatttTCAAGTCCATTCCATCTATTCTTTGGATGAAGGGCACACTGAAATAAACCTGCCAGAACTGAAGATAGATGCCATGAATAATAAaatcacagattatttttttttttcatcttgtgtTCTGACCTTTTTGGAAGTAATTTCCTCTGTAAACCCACAGTAAAGTCTATGTGatctgtgttcttttttttcccccagcactGCTTCTCTATGTATTTAATAACAGTTATTACTGTTATGTTATAGCTTACTTCACTAAGACCAGAATTTTCAGACTTGGGTGCCTAAACCCTATGGTAGCTTTTAGATAGTAAAGCCAgatacccccccaaaaaaggactgatttttttaaaggaactccACTTCCTACTGTAATCCATAGGATTGCTGGGGCTGTTGCTGTCTTGGAAAACCATGATGCCTACATTTAGGTGCTTTGATATGGATACTATGCCTTCAGACAGATTTCACAGTTGGGGTTTAAATTTCTGCCAGTTTAGTGAAAATAGTATCTAAGAACAGAGTTCTACTTTGAATACAAATGAAAAGGTAGACAAATATCTACACATTTGTAAAAAAACCTCTCCATTTGTAGCAATGTCAGTGGGTTTACTGTCATAGAATGTAACATATGCACATACTTCACAAAAATAATATCACTGTTGACATGGCGACATATGGGACAAGAAGTGAAAGAACAATGTCCTCACAAAGGGAATTTATATAGACAGGATGGATTTTTCCAGACTCATATATCCAATCAGCCTGGCCCCTTCACGATCAATGGCTTCAGTGGTGCAAAGCAAATTCCCTACACAGACTGTGCTGGTTGACATACCTagtcttgaaaaagaaaacagatcttTAATGACCAGAGTGTCTTCAGAATTTGTGGCGTTGCTTTTACCTTGCAAGCGTAACTGCtagcttgattttaaaaatggttagaaagtatttttctgaagagattGTTTTCGCTGCTTCCAGTTTAGTTATTGCAATAACTGATACAGTGGTGAGTATCACTAAGACTGTGTGACCTCCAAAGGGCAGTGGAAACCTCCTTAAGACCGATACTTCACTGTCAACACAGATCCTTTAAGCAATCCCCAGCTACCTTAGTAAGCTTCAGCCCTAGCCTCTCACTTTTGCCACATGACGAAAGAGCACTTTGGGTTGACCAATTACCTATTTTGCGTATATTTTTATGGTAAATAAATAGCCTTTCATTTGGGAACTCACatgcatgttttaattttggaagaaaCAGGCTAAACACATCGGCTTCATCAGAGAAAGCCCTCTTCAATCATGCCAAAATTTTCATCAGCTAAATGTGGCCAGGGtttaaataaaggaatgaaGTCTTGAGGGTGGGGAAAGCTTATGTAAACGGCAAGTAAAAGTAAGTCGATTATCATATATGAgaacattaattaattaaagcGGTTATAGGTAGGATGTAACCACAGTCCTTTTTAGGAAAAAGATGTCACTCCTGCATATCTTACTTTGCAATATTTAGAAATTCGCCGtacactgaaagaaagaagaaatcatgCCTCTTTCTACATCGCCACTGTAACTTCCTgcaatttcctgtattttctctaGAGGTCTCCTATCCAACTAACGACTGTGCCCATGCCTAGGATTCTAGTACTGACTGTGAGACatgactgaaaaatattatagaATACACTTGAttgaagacttcttttttttcatcttgcaaACCTTTCTAGGTTTCTGAATGCAAATAGGAAAAGCTTCTGAAAAGTactatttaaaacacaaacacacacacaccccttgcACAAACAccatgttttctattttttactgtgtaaaaaaagtctttgtgcCCTTTCTCCAGTGCCATAATTACCATGGAAACAGAACtgcaaattaaaacagaaatatcatGGTTTATGctcacaataaaataaaacatacccCAGAGTTTAACTGAACCAACATCAATTGCCTGGTTTATCTGCATGCATTTGAGGgttgaaaatttaattttagttttctgaGAAAATCTTGAAGTAGTTTCCTGTTTAGAAACAGAGAACTGATAGTATAGAGAGGGCCCAATCTTAAAGAGTGGCTGGCTGATGTGTATATACAGTACATGTGGAATTTGCACATTTTTTGAAAtctgtgtatgtatttattcaGCTGAATAGCTTTtcatttaggaaataaaatgcatgttttagATCCTGAAAAACTGATTCAATATATCTGTTTCATCAGATTAATTAGAATTATAATTTAAATTGTTGAGATTTCTGTGTTGAGAAAGGTTAGCTCTCCCAGGTTTCTCTCTCCCAATTTTGGTTTAACATTGGTCTTCAATGgctatgaaattaaaattttgcaaattaCCTGGATGGTTCTATTGTCTCATACACTTAAAGTCTCATGAATGAAATGTCACAGTTCCTCATGTACAGCAAGTGTAATTCctgagaaaatgggaaaaaatctTACTTTTTCTCACATAAGAAGAGTGGAAGCATGAGTAAAAATTGTGCTGACCAATTTTTGGTGAAATTATGAGACCTACAGGTGCAGAATAGTCTATATCTtgatttgtaaatatttgtttcagcAAAACATTCAACATCATTTGAAACTTAGTAGGAAAACAGCCATACTTGCCACTtccacatatatatatataaaaatgtatatgcGTATATATCTGTAactacatatatatgtatggtTTTTTACATACACATGACTACTACCTCCAACACTAAACatcatatttaaaaggaaattttaggCAAGAATGCCAGGGgtgcttttccattttgcagaaggaaaatcaCTTTAAATTTTGCCAAAGACTGAATGTATGAGTTTGAAATCTTAACCTGCACAATTTTGGCTCCAATTATTTAAACCTTACTTCACAGAAGTGTTTTACATTAGTGCTATCATGTAAGCTCTTTATTACAAATGATTAAAATAGTTAGCCTCCTATTAATTTTTACTCTCCTGTACTGTGAAATATTGTTTAGCAGggagtttaattttctttttattactgcaATGCCATGATTATAACATGTTTGAAGGTAATTCAGTACTTCACTGAATACAGGGAATTAAGGAAGTCATCACTACAATGTTTTCTATGAGTCTGAGTATCCTTAAGTCTCATTATTTTTCCCTAACAAGGAGTTTATTGTAGTAATGATTTATTCAGGGCATCtgaaattatgtttcttttaaaaatcaggtcacTCAAGAACACCAAAACTAgacaaagcattaaaatatatttaatgaaacTTCCAACAAATGAAACTGGCAGGACACAAAGCTTTCCAGCAGGAGTTGTAGTTCAAACTGCTTATTAAGATAACCTCCTGTGGAGCAGTTTACCTCTCGTGTTgttttttttatcctttccttGTCTTGTGTTTATTTGCCagtaaaaatacattctgtCCTGTTTTGCAAGACCTGGAACTAAGAATAACTTAAGCAGCACATAAAAAGTTTTTTAAGTTGCTTTATGTGACaaatagtaaaataattatCAAACATTTCTGGGACTTCATTTATTGCCCAATTCAGTTAGCCACCCAGAAAAATGTAGGAAATTCTTACAAATATACTAACTAGGCCTGATATTTATGTTGGTGGGAGTTCTGaatgaacagaaacagaaaaaaaaagcttaacagTTTGGCCCAGTTAGATGCTTCCAAAAAACTTACTGCAAGTTTCACATATGTGTACAATCTAAATAttacctcttttccttttcttgcatCTTTGAATGGGTTTGGTAGCTGTGCTCTGTTTCTCCATATGTATCCATCTGACCCAATATCGATGTTTCTGTGTCATTTTGTAGTTTAACAAGACTATTTTGTAATCTTACATTCTCATGTTCCAGTTTGTGAATGGAAGCTGTGAAATTTCCATGTTCTTTGTTAGATAAATCTATACTCtgtgaaaggagataaaaacatcattaaatagttatttttttcacaataaaTGGATGTTAGCATTTTTaacaagcaaacacaaaacaatGTTCTATGCTAAAGAAAGACCTAGCTACCATATATAATCATGCAGCACTTATAGCAAACTAAGACAATTGcctgcagaaaaaaccccctgtagataaatggaaaagaagggaTAACAGCCTCTataacacaagaaaacaaaatttctctACAAACATGCattcaaaatattattgttGTAAATTCATCGCTTGCTTTGTAAAACTTATGACACAAAAGCAACCATAACAGCTATAGCTGCAGACTGTATTGCTCCCTCCAGTAACAATTCCAccaaaaataatgagaaaaatgatAGAAGTTCATTACTGTACTAGATACAGGGTATGTCTACAGGCACAATGTAACGTCTGTGTCGAGATACAGTCACCTTCAGTTTCAGAAGTTGTAAAGTCAAGCCATATTAGCACAGTGCTCTCTGTCTCCGTTACTAAATCCTGCCTCTCAGCTGGGTTAGCCCACATGGTATACAAGTCCAAATACTGAAAGTGCAAGCAACACGTGCACTGCGACCAGGGCCTAAGGAGGCCCAACCACTAGGGTATCAAGAGGGGAGGATGGAGATTAGCTCTGAAAGTTGACTAGCCAGGATACCCCATTCCTTTTTTGTCCTATCACTTATTCCACGAAGCCTGTGCAGCACACCTGAGCTAGCTCATCCAGAACTGCCTCTCTGCAGAATACTGCTGTGCATCGCGCAAATACATTTGCAGTAACAGTATCTGTCATCAACAGAAAATTCTCAAAAGATTTATCAGATTACATACAAAAGACTAAAACCCCATACATTTTATTAAGTTGTGCTTTCATGTATTTCTAGATTTACCTTATTCTTTTGGAAACCAGTAACTCGTGAGTATTAAGGATTTGGTTCTTAGTATACTGCTAGCACAACAGGGCTCCTGCACTGGAAAGCTTGTCTATTCCTTGCACTAACTGGTCTGATGTCATCTCTTCCTGTAAACCTTGCTTTGCTTAGCTAGTTTTAGGGGAAATTTATGATTCAAGCTGGCATGGAAGTGCCAGAAAGTAtaagaaaatttaatattttgtgcAATGATGGGGGGGCAGGTGCTCAGCTATGTCTCCCAAGTGGAGAGAAGCGGCAgaacagaggaaggaggagagtgCTACGTCACCCTACCGCTAATAGCTCTAGAATCAGCAGTACAGTTACAATGGCGTGAACCCCAAAACAGAGCTGGCGTAGCTacattgcttttgaaatctAAAGAATGCATTGCACCATGCTGACTTGGGCTGGCACTAGTCTGAGGGGTCTGTGTAGTGCTCTACTGTACTGTATGAACACATCTGTAAAAATCTCTCCAGTCCCTGCAATCTTAATATCCAAAAACCTCACAATCTTTAATGTTTAGATCCTCACAATAGACTATTAAAGGAGGAAAGAACTATTAAGTCCACAAATGCATTGATATGTGTAGTGACCTTAGTTTATCTAGTAAATGGattttattgttaaaatttAACAAACACATGATATCTACAAGGACTCTGGTGAGCAGCTCTTCTCAATCTTCATGAAGAATCTAACTGTAGAGAAGAGTTAGACATGCATACACACATCCCTCTATGTTTCCACAATAATATATcatgtatacacatacatatatctCTAATATTGTATATGTATGTACAGGTAATACATCACTGATGGACATATACGCTATTTTAAGGGTGTGAACAATGGGACATTCTTTCATGCATTTGTCACTCTACAGTAAGACAATGAACAGGCTACAAATCCCCCAAAGTTGTATTTACAGCACTATTTACAAGAAACATTCCAGTGTTTTTTCTATTGATAGATACAATAACTGCAGATGTAAGCAGGGGATATTTTGAAGCTTTTTGTGGAAGGCAGCgtatataatatttattatatCCATATAAACTATAGTGCTACATGATATTATGGCACACTTTTTATGAATTAGACTTTAAATATCCCCTGTTTGGAGAGAAATTCTAAACTCTGAAAATAAGCTGGGTGGGGGCAAAATGTGtcaatttttacatttttatttaaatatcataTGAACAAAGGGGTAAAATAGTAAAAAAGGGACATATTTTTGTATCTGTGAGAATTAtgagtgtttaaaaataaatattttctgaaataagtgACATTACTCACAAAAATAAGCTTCCAGAAACTGTTCAGTGTCTAGGCAGTTACTGAAAAATTTAGCTAACTTCTAGTTTACTACAATTGAGGTCAAAATTACTCCTAGCTATATCCATCTTCAGGCTGTGTGTGCATACCTCTTGGTTTTGATTGTCACACACCTTAgtcttatttatttgttttacgCAAGCTGGAAATCTCTAAATCTGCCATGATATCAATCTAcatttacattaaataaaagTAACTGTTCTGCATATTGCAGAGATAAATTACCGTGCAACTTTTACACTCCTGTTTTTCCACCATCTCTTTTAGatgtgtgttttcagatttgataaCTTTGTACTGGAAATCCAACAGCTAGGAAAAGATTCAATTCTTAGTTAAATGCAAGAATATTACTGTTAACTTGAAATAACACTGATTATAGATGTATGTAAGTATAAGTTTACAAAATATACATAAAGCATTATGAAactaattataataattttttaaaatacagcaatacTAAAGCAGAATAAAGTCTTAAATCATCTATAAAAGATATACAAATGCAATGCTTCTGATTTTGTTTACCTTTTTGAAAGAAGTAACCACTTGGGAAAATAAGGGAGTTCACATGCAGTTATGAGATACAAAGAGGGACAGATTTTGCAGGCCACTGAAACTGGATGAAATCCTACTCATGAAGCCTAGAAACAACATCCACTCTTTTAGTAATGCAATAGGGAATATGGCCTGGTAAAGAGTGCCATACAGTAGCAGATGTCTCTCGTTTTCCCAAACACTGACTCTCCTATTGTCAAAAGTAAAGTATTGCATTGGTCACAATTTTCAATATGCAGTGACCCTCTCAGAAAACTCAGAGATACCCAGAAACCTCTAAATATGAAGGTTCTTTTGGTTTACAAAACTAAGTAATGAAGATaacatatttccttttaaaactgaaatttgcCATTAAAACACTGGTATCTTAcagttttcagctttaaaattacCAGAAGTTTCAAAACAGATTTGTAACATTCTTCaaaaagctttaagaaaacctgaaaaattaagaaacattcTAGATAATCTAATAAACTGTTCTAATGACAATGTGCATGTAATAAAACGAACTGAAAGTTTTCAAGatctttttcatgttaaaatggTAACTATGTTCGATGGTCAGAATGAATTGAAATTTTGATGTACAGTTGACATTTACTAGCGTTTTCTTGTTCCGCTATCAATTTGGCTGCTTGAGTGATACTTCACAAATATTACAGCACTGTGATGAAAACTCCAGCAAGAAAtgtaatgtctttttttcacaGATATATGTGTCATTATCAATAGTGTGGAGTAAAATGATCTAGGCTGGTTTTGCCTGCTTGCATACCTGTTGTGTAGCtaacaatttctcttttatctCTAACTCCATTTTTAACTGTCTTTCCAGAAGACTAGCTTTCTCCATGATAGTTGCTATAGTGATCTCCTTCTGATGAAGCTCTTCTGTCAGGTCAGAGATTTCTGTCTTCATTCTTTCCTGCTCAGAGCGATGGTAGTGCTCCTCTCGATAAACATGGTTTCTTATCTGTAGCAAATatgtttcaaaaaagaaaaaatgttgtgCGGTAAATATGATTGCATCACTTGCTACCTACCAGTGACTTTTTTTGCGGTTGCTCGCAAGACATCAGCTCTTCTAACCAAATCAAAGATTTTTGAGATtgtataataaaaatgtcttaatGAGTAAATGCACagagctttatttatttttacatctttttcaaCCCTTCTCTTGTGCTTTCATTTGCCTATTTAGTATTAGAAATGATCAAAATACAAGGcatttaaattaacatttaaaaagaatgtaataaaaataatgttaattttaaGAATCGGAATTTATGGCAAAGAATATCCAAGGAAATATCCATTCAATAAACCTAAGTATGATTTATTGATATTGCTCCTAAGTTAATTTAGGTTTAAAATAAGTTTAACGCAGCCTAAATTAACTTAGGAGCAATATCAATAAATCAATCTAGAGACTCGTTAATGAGAAACTATGTTAGAAATAAAGAGTATATATGGTAAATCACATTATGAGAATTTTTCCTGCCATTACATATAAAATTTAAGGTCAAATTTTCTGTACTATCTCCTGTGCAGAGTTTTCCAAAGAATCAACACTAAGATTGTTTTCATAATCTTTCAACTATAACTAACAATTTAGTACTGATAGATTTTATTATGTAAGaaacaaaactacaaaaaacAGCTTAACAACCTTTGAACCCACTTTAATAATTCCTCGCAGTACTGTACACAATCAGTAACAGatggcattttgtttttatttatgcaaACTACACAGAATTGGAAACAAATAGATGTAGATGCAAAAAACCTAAGAGCTAGATCATGACTATCATGCCAAAATTGCTGCATCCAAGTCAGCTGCATCCAATTAGAGATATTCCTGCTTACATTGCTACTCAGCAAAACAACAACATGCCTGTAAGAGGAGTTCTGAGCATCCTCTGCTCCCAAAGTGTTTTGTCCTGCCAAGCCACATGCCGTTGCACGGTGCCATGCCACTACTGCTCGcacacagcactgctgaaacGTGCAATGCAATGTGACACATAGTTCAAACTAAAGAGCGCTGTGCAGCAGGTGACTGATGAAGCTTAACCTTGTGTAGGTACCCACCAGAGTGATTTGTATCAGTTGATCTGTTGGCATACCCTACATTGGAGACCAACTACAAACCACTACTCACCTCCTATAGCCTATTAATTACTCATAGCCTTGGAGGGTTTATTACTTGCATGGTATTACCTGAACCACTGTGATGCTTAGGCATGGTCTCTTCCCTTATTTCAATGAAGTAGCTAGCTCTGTCATTAGCACACAGAATCCGAATGTCAATTTTACAGCTATACAACTACCTCCAGAAATGCCACCATATatgaaaactttttcatttatgaaaacttTGTGTTCTCCCAAATCCACAATTTACACCCAAGATCAGTACTTTGCTCTCTTCTAAAAATCCTGTGTTGCAGTTAAGATCTGGAAATACCCAATAACATGAAATACCTTGTTTAGCTCTTCTTGTTGGTGTTCTTGACTTTGTGCTAATAGTAATAActcagtgtttttattttctagttgcTCAGTAAGTTGTACACAAGATGATTGAtgcctttaaataaaaaataaacaaaacatgaaagaagCAGAACATTCAACCTTTGCCTTACAGTATCTTCTCCGCAGGGTAAAACTGTGGAAGACTTGCTTgctgttggaaaaaaaccaaacagccaaAGATTTGGCCTAAACCAGGTTGGATCTTGAGAGATTTCTAGAGATGAAGGACAATGCAAATGCATGCAGAAACAATCTTGAAATCTCTTGTAGATTGGTATTTCATATAATCTCAAATAGCTACGGTAGATTAGATAAACCATAAGAAGATGAACATTTTACTCAAAGGAATTTAGGGAGAATCTAAATTGCACTACTTCCAAAGTGTTTTAATgccaagaaaatgaaagagattgtaaacatataaatataaatacaaaaatgcatCGATTTGTAAAGATCTAGGCAGCATTAAAGCCTTTTAACAAAGCCTGCATCTATTGCTTGCAATCTTGTCATATATAATTGccaatgaaaatgttttttctaaaattgtttAGAATCTGACATTTGAATCCAGAGTATCTTTTTGAACAGACTTAATATAAAtcaaatgtaagaaaaaagttattagcTCAGAAAGACTtgttaatttaaatattgtctTCAACAtacatactttattttaatttcctgcatGTCTTTATACTCTCTGATTTTCAATAATTCTGTATGCAACTGTTTGCATTCCATTTGTATCCTTCTCCAGAGAGCATCCCGTGACTGCAGctcatttctcatttctgaaaagcttGCCTCCATGTTctaaagaaacaagcaaatacATAAATAGTTAAATAAAATTAGACAAAAAGTGCTGTATTTTGACACATCATTTTCAATACCTGTACAATTTGTATGAAAGGACatacatgcttttattttgagtttcatttctgaaaaaggtATTGCTTTCATGTCAgttcttttttccagaaatgtcaTCTAAAAATC of the Grus americana isolate bGruAme1 chromosome 1, bGruAme1.mat, whole genome shotgun sequence genome contains:
- the DEUP1 gene encoding deuterosome assembly protein 1, whose protein sequence is MEQDLEVFQEQAVAKTSPCEAELQELVHQIDIMVNRKKVEWERKMKALEAKMDIQDQELASAQSKLDQKGQEVGLLRQKLEDLQKTKYEMAQNYETHLQALKSQFSKLAHSYEKLQSHQLKQRKVESREKCEESLETASELSNLYKKLEEFKAKSKEWDKKGTICQNYLIYLDAQQKLLSKKCNLFQKQTQNYEVQISNKKQNQEEVITYGQPKSEKDEVIIEKLKATVNEIAINKNKLEEENLKLREDLKMYQNQCQNMEASFSEMRNELQSRDALWRRIQMECKQLHTELLKIREYKDMQEIKIKHQSSCVQLTEQLENKNTELLLLAQSQEHQQEELNKIRNHVYREEHYHRSEQERMKTEISDLTEELHQKEITIATIMEKASLLERQLKMELEIKEKLLATQQLLDFQYKVIKSENTHLKEMVEKQECKSCTSIDLSNKEHGNFTASIHKLEHENVRLQNSLVKLQNDTETSILGQMDTYGETEHSYQTHSKMQEKEKRTFQKKDAWEMECQQIAMFTASGCHRNCSPALYSQGNITGSKSDSILSSHTLHRSHEKKIDYKSPSSPMGYPSGFGGPFPEKSRTGSLLSPAYNAEEIKLSSPPEMSFLATTEKFLQEEEKHTREFEERLNSHLEELQRHSENTLKKYARIQQSRHT